A genomic segment from Bubalus kerabau isolate K-KA32 ecotype Philippines breed swamp buffalo chromosome 21, PCC_UOA_SB_1v2, whole genome shotgun sequence encodes:
- the AFG3L2 gene encoding AFG3-like protein 2 isoform X1, with translation MAHRCLLLWGRGACRPRGMPPMLLPGGRTGSTERLYLRTLYRYCTTQAKTSRNSLLTDVIAAYQRLCSRPPKGFEKYFPNGKNGKKASEPKEVIGEKKEPKPSAAPRPSGGGVGGGGKRGGKKDDSHWWSRFQKGDIPWDDKEFRMYFLWTALFWGGFLFYFLFKSSGREITWKDFANNYLSKGVVDRLEVVNKRFVRVTFTPGKTPVDGQYVWFNIGSVDTFERNLETLQQELGIEGENRVPVVYIAESDGSFLLSMLPTVLIIAFLLYTIRRGPAGIGRTGRGMGGLFSVGETTAKVLKDEIDVKFKDVAGCEEAKLEIMEFVNFLKNPKQYQDLGAKIPKGAILTGPPGTGKTLLAKATAGEANVPFITVSGSEFLEMFVGVGPARVRDLFALARKNAPCILFIDEIDAVGRKRGRGNFGGQSEQENTLNQLLVEMDGFNTTTNVVILAGTNRPDILDPALMRPGRFDRQIFIGPPDIKGRASIFKVHLRPLKLDSTLEKEKLARKLASLTPGFSGADVANVCNEAALIAARHLSDSINQKHFEQAIERVIGGLEKKTQVLQPEEKKTVAYHEAGHAVAGWYLEHADPLLKVSIIPRGKGLGYAQYLPREQYLYTREQLLDRMCMTLGGRVSEEIFFGRITTGAQDDLRKVTQSAYAQIVQFGMNEKVGQISFDLPRQGDMVLEKPYSEATARLIDDEVRILINDAYKRTVALLTEKKADVEKVALLLLEKEVLDKNDMVELLGPRPFAEKSTYEEFVEGTGSLDEDTSLPEGLKDWNREREGSEEPTGEKVTSPVQGAGPA, from the exons ATGGCGCACCGCTGCTTGCTGCTATGGGGCCGGGGCGCCTGCCGGCCCCGCGGGATGCCCCCGATGCTCTTGCCTGGCGGCCGCACGGGCTCCACCGAACGGCTCTACCTGCGGACG CTTTATCGATATTGCACGACTCAGGCGAAAACCAGCAGGAATTCCCTTCTGACAGATGTGATTGCTGCTTATCAGAGACTCTGTTCTCGGCCTCCAAAAG gatttgaaaaatactttcccaatggaaaaaatggaaaaaaagctaGTGAACCTAAAGAAGttataggagaaaaaaaag AACCCAAGCCATCTGCTGCCCCACGTCCTTCTGGAGGAGGAGTTGGTGGCGGTGGAAAACGAGGCGGCAAGAAAGATGACTCTCACTGGTGGTCCAGGTTCCAGAAG GGTGACATCCCATGGGATGATAAGGAATTCAGGATGTACTTTCTCTGGACCGCCCTGTTTTGGGGAGGATTCCTGTTTTACTTCCTGTTCAAGAGCTCCGGGAGAGAAATCACGTGGAAGGACTTTGCTAACAACTATCTTTCCAAAGGAGTT GTAGACAGACTGGAAGTTGTCAACAAGCGATTTGTTCGAGTGACTTTTACACCAGGAAAAACTCCTGTTGATGGA CAGTACGTCTGGTTCAATATTGGCAGTGTGGACACCTTTGAGCGGAACCTGGAGACTCTGCAGCAGGAACTAGGCATAGAAGGAGAGAACCGGGTCCCTGTGGTCTACATCGCCGAGAGTGACGG CTCCTTCCTCCTGAGCATGCTGCCCACCGTGCTCATCATCGCCTTCTTGCTCTACACCATCCGGAGGGGCCCAGCCGGCATCGGCCGCACAGGCCGGGGCATGGGCGGACTCTTCAGTGTTGGAGAGACCACCGCCAAGGTCCTCAAGGATGAGATTGACGTGAAGTTTAAAGACGTGGCCGGCTGTGAGGAGGCCAAGCTGGAGATCATGGAATTTGTGAATTTCCTAAAAAATCCAAAGCAGTATCAAGACCTGGGAGCAAAAATCCCAAAG GGTGCCATTCTCACTGGTCCTCCAGGCACTGGGAAGACATTGCTGGCTAAGGCTACGGCTGGAGAAGCCAATGTCCCTTTCATCACCGTTAGCGGGTCTGAGTTCTTGGAGATGTTTGTTGGTGTGGGCCCAGCTAGA GTCCGTGACTTATTCGCCCTTGCTCGGAAGAATGCCCCTTGCATCCTCTTCATCGATGAAATAGATGCAGTGGGAAGGAAGAGAGGCAGGGGCAACTTCGGCGGGCAGAGTGAGCAGGAGAACACGCTCAACCAGCTGCTTGTGGAGATGGACG GATTTAACACAACAACCAATGTGGTCATCTTGGCGGGCACCAACCGACCGGATATCCTAGACCCAGCTCTGATGAGGCCAGGCCGCTTCGACAGGCAGATCTTCATTG GACCGCCGGACATTAAAGGAAGAGCCTCTATTTTCAAAGTTCACCTCCGACCTCTGAAGCTGGATAGCACCCTGGAAAAGGAGAAGCTGGCAAGGAAGCTTGCATCCTTGACCCCGGGGTTTTCAG GAGCCGATGTTGCCAACGTATGCAACGAAGCTGCTTTGATCGCTGCGAGACACCTTTCAGATTCCATAAACCAGAAACACTTTGAACAAGCAATTGAACGAGTGATTGGCG GCTTAGAGAAGAAAACGCAGGTCCTACAGCCCGAGGAGAAGAAGACAGTGGCATACCACGAGGCAGGCCACGCAGTTGCCGGTTGGTACCTGGAGCACGCAGACCCCCTTTTGAAG GTGTCCATCATCCCACGAGGCAAAGGGCTGGGCTACGCTCAGTACCTGCCCCGGGAGCAGTACCTCTACACCCGGGAGCAGCTCCTGGACCGCATGTGCATGACCCTGGGCGGCCGCGTGTCCGAGGAGATCTTCTTTGGCAGGATCACTACTGGCGCCCAGGACGACTTGCGCAAAGTGACCCAGAGTGCCTACGCCCAG ATTGTTCAGTTTGGCATGAACGAGAAGGTCGGGCAGATCTCCTTTGACCTCCCACGTCAGGGGgacatggtgttggagaagccttaCAGCGAGGCCACCGCCAGACTCATAGATGATGAAGTACGAATCCTTATCAATGATGCTTACAAGAGGACAGTGGCCCTCCTCACAGAGAAGAAAGCTGACGTGGAGAAG GTTGCTCTGCTGCTGTTAGAAAAAGAAGTGTTAGACAAGAACGACATGGTGGAACTTCTGGGCCCCAGGCCATTTGCGGAGAAGTCTACGTACGAGGAGTTTGTGGAAGGCACTGGCAGCCTGGACGAGGACACCTCACTCCCCGAGGGCCTGAAGGACTGGAACAGGGAGCGTGAGGGCTCAGAGGAGCCCACGGGCGAGAAGGTGACCAGCCCGGTCCAGGGTGCCGGCCCTGCGTAG
- the AFG3L2 gene encoding AFG3-like protein 2 isoform X3, whose product MAHRCLLLWGRGACRPRGMPPMLLPGGRTGSTERLYLRTLYRYCTTQAKTSRNSLLTDVIAAYQRLCSRPPKGFEKYFPNGKNGKKASEPKEVIGEKKEPKPSAAPRPSGGGVGGGGKRGGKKDDSHWWSRFQKGDIPWDDKEFRMYFLWTALFWGGFLFYFLFKSSGREITWKDFANNYLSKGVVDRLEVVNKRFVRVTFTPGKTPVDGQYVWFNIGSVDTFERNLETLQQELGIEGENRVPVVYIAESDGSFLLSMLPTVLIIAFLLYTIRRGPAGIGRTGRGMGGLFSVGETTAKVLKDEIDVKFKDVAGCEEAKLEIMEFVNFLKNPKQYQDLGAKIPKGAILTGPPGTGKTLLAKATAGEANVPFITVSGSEFLEMFVGVGPARVRDLFALARKNAPCILFIDEIDAVGRKRGRGNFGGQSEQENTLNQLLVEMDGFNTTTNVVILAGTNRPDILDPALMRPGRFDRQIFIGPPDIKGRASIFKVHLRPLKLDSTLEKEKLARKLASLTPGFSGADVANVCNEAALIAARHLSDSINQKHFEQAIERVIGGLEKKTQVLQPEEKKTVAYHEAGHAVAGWYLEHADPLLKIVQFGMNEKVGQISFDLPRQGDMVLEKPYSEATARLIDDEVRILINDAYKRTVALLTEKKADVEKVALLLLEKEVLDKNDMVELLGPRPFAEKSTYEEFVEGTGSLDEDTSLPEGLKDWNREREGSEEPTGEKVTSPVQGAGPA is encoded by the exons ATGGCGCACCGCTGCTTGCTGCTATGGGGCCGGGGCGCCTGCCGGCCCCGCGGGATGCCCCCGATGCTCTTGCCTGGCGGCCGCACGGGCTCCACCGAACGGCTCTACCTGCGGACG CTTTATCGATATTGCACGACTCAGGCGAAAACCAGCAGGAATTCCCTTCTGACAGATGTGATTGCTGCTTATCAGAGACTCTGTTCTCGGCCTCCAAAAG gatttgaaaaatactttcccaatggaaaaaatggaaaaaaagctaGTGAACCTAAAGAAGttataggagaaaaaaaag AACCCAAGCCATCTGCTGCCCCACGTCCTTCTGGAGGAGGAGTTGGTGGCGGTGGAAAACGAGGCGGCAAGAAAGATGACTCTCACTGGTGGTCCAGGTTCCAGAAG GGTGACATCCCATGGGATGATAAGGAATTCAGGATGTACTTTCTCTGGACCGCCCTGTTTTGGGGAGGATTCCTGTTTTACTTCCTGTTCAAGAGCTCCGGGAGAGAAATCACGTGGAAGGACTTTGCTAACAACTATCTTTCCAAAGGAGTT GTAGACAGACTGGAAGTTGTCAACAAGCGATTTGTTCGAGTGACTTTTACACCAGGAAAAACTCCTGTTGATGGA CAGTACGTCTGGTTCAATATTGGCAGTGTGGACACCTTTGAGCGGAACCTGGAGACTCTGCAGCAGGAACTAGGCATAGAAGGAGAGAACCGGGTCCCTGTGGTCTACATCGCCGAGAGTGACGG CTCCTTCCTCCTGAGCATGCTGCCCACCGTGCTCATCATCGCCTTCTTGCTCTACACCATCCGGAGGGGCCCAGCCGGCATCGGCCGCACAGGCCGGGGCATGGGCGGACTCTTCAGTGTTGGAGAGACCACCGCCAAGGTCCTCAAGGATGAGATTGACGTGAAGTTTAAAGACGTGGCCGGCTGTGAGGAGGCCAAGCTGGAGATCATGGAATTTGTGAATTTCCTAAAAAATCCAAAGCAGTATCAAGACCTGGGAGCAAAAATCCCAAAG GGTGCCATTCTCACTGGTCCTCCAGGCACTGGGAAGACATTGCTGGCTAAGGCTACGGCTGGAGAAGCCAATGTCCCTTTCATCACCGTTAGCGGGTCTGAGTTCTTGGAGATGTTTGTTGGTGTGGGCCCAGCTAGA GTCCGTGACTTATTCGCCCTTGCTCGGAAGAATGCCCCTTGCATCCTCTTCATCGATGAAATAGATGCAGTGGGAAGGAAGAGAGGCAGGGGCAACTTCGGCGGGCAGAGTGAGCAGGAGAACACGCTCAACCAGCTGCTTGTGGAGATGGACG GATTTAACACAACAACCAATGTGGTCATCTTGGCGGGCACCAACCGACCGGATATCCTAGACCCAGCTCTGATGAGGCCAGGCCGCTTCGACAGGCAGATCTTCATTG GACCGCCGGACATTAAAGGAAGAGCCTCTATTTTCAAAGTTCACCTCCGACCTCTGAAGCTGGATAGCACCCTGGAAAAGGAGAAGCTGGCAAGGAAGCTTGCATCCTTGACCCCGGGGTTTTCAG GAGCCGATGTTGCCAACGTATGCAACGAAGCTGCTTTGATCGCTGCGAGACACCTTTCAGATTCCATAAACCAGAAACACTTTGAACAAGCAATTGAACGAGTGATTGGCG GCTTAGAGAAGAAAACGCAGGTCCTACAGCCCGAGGAGAAGAAGACAGTGGCATACCACGAGGCAGGCCACGCAGTTGCCGGTTGGTACCTGGAGCACGCAGACCCCCTTTTGAAG ATTGTTCAGTTTGGCATGAACGAGAAGGTCGGGCAGATCTCCTTTGACCTCCCACGTCAGGGGgacatggtgttggagaagccttaCAGCGAGGCCACCGCCAGACTCATAGATGATGAAGTACGAATCCTTATCAATGATGCTTACAAGAGGACAGTGGCCCTCCTCACAGAGAAGAAAGCTGACGTGGAGAAG GTTGCTCTGCTGCTGTTAGAAAAAGAAGTGTTAGACAAGAACGACATGGTGGAACTTCTGGGCCCCAGGCCATTTGCGGAGAAGTCTACGTACGAGGAGTTTGTGGAAGGCACTGGCAGCCTGGACGAGGACACCTCACTCCCCGAGGGCCTGAAGGACTGGAACAGGGAGCGTGAGGGCTCAGAGGAGCCCACGGGCGAGAAGGTGACCAGCCCGGTCCAGGGTGCCGGCCCTGCGTAG
- the AFG3L2 gene encoding AFG3-like protein 2 isoform X2 translates to MAHRCLLLWGRGACRPRGMPPMLLPGGRTGSTERLYLRTLYRYCTTQAKTSRNSLLTDVIAAYQRLCSRPPKGFEKYFPNGKNGKKASEPKEVIGEKKEPKPSAAPRPSGGGVGGGGKRGGKKDDSHWWSRFQKGDIPWDDKEFRMYFLWTALFWGGFLFYFLFKSSGREITWKDFANNYLSKGVVDRLEVVNKRFVRVTFTPGKTPVDGYVWFNIGSVDTFERNLETLQQELGIEGENRVPVVYIAESDGSFLLSMLPTVLIIAFLLYTIRRGPAGIGRTGRGMGGLFSVGETTAKVLKDEIDVKFKDVAGCEEAKLEIMEFVNFLKNPKQYQDLGAKIPKGAILTGPPGTGKTLLAKATAGEANVPFITVSGSEFLEMFVGVGPARVRDLFALARKNAPCILFIDEIDAVGRKRGRGNFGGQSEQENTLNQLLVEMDGFNTTTNVVILAGTNRPDILDPALMRPGRFDRQIFIGPPDIKGRASIFKVHLRPLKLDSTLEKEKLARKLASLTPGFSGADVANVCNEAALIAARHLSDSINQKHFEQAIERVIGGLEKKTQVLQPEEKKTVAYHEAGHAVAGWYLEHADPLLKVSIIPRGKGLGYAQYLPREQYLYTREQLLDRMCMTLGGRVSEEIFFGRITTGAQDDLRKVTQSAYAQIVQFGMNEKVGQISFDLPRQGDMVLEKPYSEATARLIDDEVRILINDAYKRTVALLTEKKADVEKVALLLLEKEVLDKNDMVELLGPRPFAEKSTYEEFVEGTGSLDEDTSLPEGLKDWNREREGSEEPTGEKVTSPVQGAGPA, encoded by the exons ATGGCGCACCGCTGCTTGCTGCTATGGGGCCGGGGCGCCTGCCGGCCCCGCGGGATGCCCCCGATGCTCTTGCCTGGCGGCCGCACGGGCTCCACCGAACGGCTCTACCTGCGGACG CTTTATCGATATTGCACGACTCAGGCGAAAACCAGCAGGAATTCCCTTCTGACAGATGTGATTGCTGCTTATCAGAGACTCTGTTCTCGGCCTCCAAAAG gatttgaaaaatactttcccaatggaaaaaatggaaaaaaagctaGTGAACCTAAAGAAGttataggagaaaaaaaag AACCCAAGCCATCTGCTGCCCCACGTCCTTCTGGAGGAGGAGTTGGTGGCGGTGGAAAACGAGGCGGCAAGAAAGATGACTCTCACTGGTGGTCCAGGTTCCAGAAG GGTGACATCCCATGGGATGATAAGGAATTCAGGATGTACTTTCTCTGGACCGCCCTGTTTTGGGGAGGATTCCTGTTTTACTTCCTGTTCAAGAGCTCCGGGAGAGAAATCACGTGGAAGGACTTTGCTAACAACTATCTTTCCAAAGGAGTT GTAGACAGACTGGAAGTTGTCAACAAGCGATTTGTTCGAGTGACTTTTACACCAGGAAAAACTCCTGTTGATGGA TACGTCTGGTTCAATATTGGCAGTGTGGACACCTTTGAGCGGAACCTGGAGACTCTGCAGCAGGAACTAGGCATAGAAGGAGAGAACCGGGTCCCTGTGGTCTACATCGCCGAGAGTGACGG CTCCTTCCTCCTGAGCATGCTGCCCACCGTGCTCATCATCGCCTTCTTGCTCTACACCATCCGGAGGGGCCCAGCCGGCATCGGCCGCACAGGCCGGGGCATGGGCGGACTCTTCAGTGTTGGAGAGACCACCGCCAAGGTCCTCAAGGATGAGATTGACGTGAAGTTTAAAGACGTGGCCGGCTGTGAGGAGGCCAAGCTGGAGATCATGGAATTTGTGAATTTCCTAAAAAATCCAAAGCAGTATCAAGACCTGGGAGCAAAAATCCCAAAG GGTGCCATTCTCACTGGTCCTCCAGGCACTGGGAAGACATTGCTGGCTAAGGCTACGGCTGGAGAAGCCAATGTCCCTTTCATCACCGTTAGCGGGTCTGAGTTCTTGGAGATGTTTGTTGGTGTGGGCCCAGCTAGA GTCCGTGACTTATTCGCCCTTGCTCGGAAGAATGCCCCTTGCATCCTCTTCATCGATGAAATAGATGCAGTGGGAAGGAAGAGAGGCAGGGGCAACTTCGGCGGGCAGAGTGAGCAGGAGAACACGCTCAACCAGCTGCTTGTGGAGATGGACG GATTTAACACAACAACCAATGTGGTCATCTTGGCGGGCACCAACCGACCGGATATCCTAGACCCAGCTCTGATGAGGCCAGGCCGCTTCGACAGGCAGATCTTCATTG GACCGCCGGACATTAAAGGAAGAGCCTCTATTTTCAAAGTTCACCTCCGACCTCTGAAGCTGGATAGCACCCTGGAAAAGGAGAAGCTGGCAAGGAAGCTTGCATCCTTGACCCCGGGGTTTTCAG GAGCCGATGTTGCCAACGTATGCAACGAAGCTGCTTTGATCGCTGCGAGACACCTTTCAGATTCCATAAACCAGAAACACTTTGAACAAGCAATTGAACGAGTGATTGGCG GCTTAGAGAAGAAAACGCAGGTCCTACAGCCCGAGGAGAAGAAGACAGTGGCATACCACGAGGCAGGCCACGCAGTTGCCGGTTGGTACCTGGAGCACGCAGACCCCCTTTTGAAG GTGTCCATCATCCCACGAGGCAAAGGGCTGGGCTACGCTCAGTACCTGCCCCGGGAGCAGTACCTCTACACCCGGGAGCAGCTCCTGGACCGCATGTGCATGACCCTGGGCGGCCGCGTGTCCGAGGAGATCTTCTTTGGCAGGATCACTACTGGCGCCCAGGACGACTTGCGCAAAGTGACCCAGAGTGCCTACGCCCAG ATTGTTCAGTTTGGCATGAACGAGAAGGTCGGGCAGATCTCCTTTGACCTCCCACGTCAGGGGgacatggtgttggagaagccttaCAGCGAGGCCACCGCCAGACTCATAGATGATGAAGTACGAATCCTTATCAATGATGCTTACAAGAGGACAGTGGCCCTCCTCACAGAGAAGAAAGCTGACGTGGAGAAG GTTGCTCTGCTGCTGTTAGAAAAAGAAGTGTTAGACAAGAACGACATGGTGGAACTTCTGGGCCCCAGGCCATTTGCGGAGAAGTCTACGTACGAGGAGTTTGTGGAAGGCACTGGCAGCCTGGACGAGGACACCTCACTCCCCGAGGGCCTGAAGGACTGGAACAGGGAGCGTGAGGGCTCAGAGGAGCCCACGGGCGAGAAGGTGACCAGCCCGGTCCAGGGTGCCGGCCCTGCGTAG